Proteins encoded by one window of Deltaproteobacteria bacterium:
- a CDS encoding serine protein kinase PrkA: protein MAKQTNSALHHHMSEVKVGNRRFENAFQAVARMILDCDIGKVTVNGKSTYDFSIFRTGRKHMIGMYDEINSFVSYVKDAAEGGSSQEMAYVLVGEPGNGKTFFVEFVCEKYREFLSQDPNRRYTFRFNGMDKLGSYGRIAVIESQTYEDPAILAMNLFENAEENRRFLGESFGFSDAAVERLYENYRPLGACSGYIWNDIRNFTDGDMDKMLQMVDIFPVPLTESLGTVTGKYPAKDKITSSAVDLLGEESIQRLLHIIDTNNPYRFDLRRGALARVAGGGIHFSDEIFKNKKDLVQVYLGVIQNRNIEIDGFKWPIDSLIIATSNNSEFNRFLEEKEEAPIVDRCRVSYISHNTNYVLQKDLTGYAIGSEARTTFLREELHQDPNLNYAASAAVVMTRLPRSEKLTPIETMKLAAGEVAGEKSIKTLAEVIDSLSQNPDITKRFGQKGLGQRNLGRSIQLLIESSETNEGRCMFAYDIFRSMERVILDYVTDANDRVKYLEDLKTAKGLYRERIMTEMFNAYMDEPLAIRKDVINYVNMIIGIDAENLGADKMWKYKDPQTGELKALKVDERYIKSVEERLGLKTEEQRESFRTSIRKIYGQKISVDPDYDFMDNLELVKAVTDVRLKSDIAGAGSLIGALANRTNEENQKLYDRMIDTMLNKLGYCNTCAQKTIEYFCTQEDEK from the coding sequence ATGGCTAAGCAAACGAATTCGGCGCTTCATCATCACATGTCAGAAGTCAAAGTCGGCAACAGGCGTTTCGAGAACGCGTTTCAGGCCGTGGCCAGGATGATCCTCGACTGCGACATCGGCAAGGTGACGGTCAATGGAAAATCTACCTACGATTTCAGCATATTCCGTACGGGGCGCAAGCATATGATCGGAATGTACGACGAGATCAACAGCTTCGTTTCCTATGTCAAAGACGCCGCCGAAGGGGGCTCGTCGCAGGAGATGGCCTATGTGCTTGTCGGCGAGCCCGGAAACGGCAAGACCTTTTTTGTTGAATTCGTGTGTGAAAAGTACCGTGAGTTTTTGTCCCAAGATCCGAACCGCCGGTACACGTTCCGCTTCAACGGTATGGATAAGCTGGGAAGCTATGGCAGGATTGCGGTCATCGAATCGCAGACTTACGAGGACCCTGCCATCCTGGCCATGAACCTGTTCGAGAACGCGGAAGAAAACCGGCGGTTTCTGGGCGAGAGCTTTGGGTTCAGCGATGCCGCAGTGGAGCGGCTTTATGAAAACTACAGGCCATTGGGGGCCTGTTCGGGATACATCTGGAACGACATCCGCAACTTTACCGATGGCGACATGGACAAAATGCTCCAGATGGTCGATATTTTCCCGGTGCCGCTCACGGAAAGCCTGGGAACGGTAACCGGGAAATATCCCGCAAAGGACAAGATCACCTCTTCGGCCGTGGATCTTCTGGGAGAGGAATCCATCCAGCGCCTGCTGCACATCATCGACACCAACAACCCCTACCGGTTTGATCTGCGGCGCGGGGCTCTGGCCCGAGTCGCCGGCGGAGGCATTCACTTCAGCGATGAAATATTCAAAAATAAGAAGGACCTGGTCCAGGTCTATCTCGGTGTCATCCAGAACCGCAACATCGAGATCGACGGCTTCAAATGGCCCATCGACTCCTTGATCATCGCCACCTCCAACAACTCCGAGTTCAATCGCTTTCTGGAAGAGAAAGAGGAGGCGCCCATCGTCGACCGCTGCCGGGTATCCTACATCTCGCACAACACCAATTACGTACTGCAGAAAGACCTCACGGGTTACGCCATCGGCAGCGAGGCCCGGACGACCTTTTTGCGCGAGGAACTCCACCAGGATCCCAACCTGAACTACGCCGCATCGGCGGCGGTGGTGATGACGCGGCTGCCGCGGTCGGAGAAGCTGACGCCCATCGAAACCATGAAACTGGCCGCCGGGGAGGTCGCCGGGGAAAAAAGCATCAAAACGCTCGCGGAAGTGATCGACAGCCTGAGCCAGAACCCGGACATAACCAAGCGTTTCGGACAGAAGGGGCTCGGCCAGCGGAACCTGGGAAGATCCATCCAATTGCTCATCGAGAGCTCGGAAACCAACGAGGGACGCTGCATGTTTGCCTACGACATTTTTCGGTCCATGGAACGGGTTATCCTGGATTATGTCACCGACGCCAACGACAGGGTCAAGTACCTCGAGGACCTGAAAACGGCCAAGGGCCTCTATCGTGAGCGCATCATGACCGAGATGTTCAACGCCTATATGGACGAACCTCTGGCCATCCGCAAAGACGTGATCAACTACGTGAACATGATCATCGGCATCGACGCCGAAAACCTGGGTGCGGACAAAATGTGGAAATACAAAGATCCGCAGACCGGTGAACTCAAGGCACTGAAAGTGGACGAGCGCTATATCAAGAGCGTCGAGGAGCGGCTGGGCCTGAAAACCGAAGAGCAGCGGGAATCATTCCGGACCTCCATCCGCAAGATATATGGTCAGAAGATTTCCGTGGACCCGGACTATGACTTCATGGACAACCTCGAACTGGTCAAGGCGGTGACCGACGTCCGGTTGAAATCCGACATCGCCGGCGCCGGGAGTCTGATCGGCGCTCTGGCCAACCGCACAAACGAGGAGAATCAGAAACTTTACGACCGCATGATAGACACGATGCTCAACAAGCTGGGGTATTGCAACACCTGTGCCCAGAAGACGATTGAGTACTTCTGTACCCAGGAGGATGAGAAATAA
- the iorA gene encoding indolepyruvate ferredoxin oxidoreductase subunit alpha, giving the protein MHKLLSDNPGKKMLLLGNEAIARGAIEAGVAFGSTYPGTPSSEISLAFFQMSQESDLYFEYSTNEKVALEVAAGAANSGVRTMCMMKHVGLNVAADPLMTLAYVGVTAGMVIVVADDPFMFSSQNEQDNRYYGKLSGLPILEPSSVEEAKEMVPYAFDLSERLKEPVILRTTTRINHSTGIVELKEIPPRVVKGAFVKDPMRCVTVPAVSRGLHVKLLENIKKAEEVAASSPYNFIEGDGPWGIVCNGVSFNYVSDAVRDLGIENRTRILRIGFSHPMPASLVQTFIKGCEKILVVEEGEPYMEEMVKVYAQEANLGIPIRGKGDDLFSRLYEFNPAQVRQHVAAFFGAAYTAPAQTDVSDVPDIPQRPPNLCAGCSHRATFYAIKKATGGLDVIHPTDIGCYTLGFLPPMAMGDFVICMGSSVSSSCGFSRATDQKVISFIGDSTFFHSGITGLVNAVFNNHDFTLVILDNGTTAMTGHQPNPGVDMENFNLNGYGRVSIEALVKALGVQHVSVIKPYRLKKSIAAIKEALDFKGVSVVIAQETCTLFAKGIKKIKPRAFYVSDKCKNHRECIETFTCPAFFIQGDKPAIDANTCVGCAVCAQICPENAILPLK; this is encoded by the coding sequence ATGCATAAACTTCTCAGCGATAACCCAGGTAAAAAAATGCTCCTGCTCGGCAATGAGGCCATTGCCAGAGGAGCCATAGAAGCGGGCGTCGCCTTCGGTTCCACCTACCCGGGCACGCCCTCATCCGAAATTTCCCTGGCCTTTTTCCAAATGTCACAGGAAAGCGACCTGTATTTCGAATACAGCACCAATGAAAAAGTGGCCCTGGAAGTGGCCGCAGGCGCGGCCAATTCGGGTGTGCGCACCATGTGCATGATGAAGCATGTCGGCCTCAACGTGGCAGCCGACCCGCTCATGACCCTGGCTTATGTCGGCGTCACTGCGGGCATGGTGATCGTGGTCGCCGACGACCCCTTCATGTTTTCAAGCCAGAACGAGCAGGACAACCGCTATTATGGCAAACTTTCCGGCCTGCCCATTCTCGAACCGTCCTCGGTGGAAGAGGCCAAGGAGATGGTCCCCTATGCCTTCGACCTGTCGGAGCGGCTCAAGGAACCGGTCATCCTCCGAACAACCACCCGCATAAACCACTCGACCGGCATCGTAGAATTAAAAGAGATTCCGCCACGCGTCGTCAAGGGCGCCTTTGTCAAAGACCCCATGCGCTGTGTAACCGTGCCCGCCGTATCCAGGGGTCTGCATGTCAAGTTACTGGAAAATATCAAGAAAGCGGAGGAGGTCGCCGCCTCCTCCCCATACAATTTTATCGAGGGCGACGGTCCCTGGGGCATCGTCTGCAACGGGGTTTCCTTTAACTACGTTTCCGATGCAGTCAGGGACCTGGGCATTGAAAACAGAACCAGGATACTGCGCATCGGCTTCTCCCATCCCATGCCGGCTTCCCTGGTCCAAACGTTTATCAAGGGCTGTGAAAAAATCCTGGTGGTCGAAGAAGGCGAACCCTACATGGAGGAAATGGTCAAGGTTTACGCTCAGGAGGCCAATCTGGGCATTCCCATCCGGGGAAAGGGTGACGATCTTTTTTCACGCCTTTACGAATTCAATCCTGCGCAGGTCAGGCAACATGTCGCCGCCTTTTTCGGTGCAGCCTATACCGCCCCCGCCCAGACGGACGTTTCCGATGTCCCTGACATCCCCCAAAGGCCGCCCAACCTCTGTGCCGGCTGCTCCCACCGGGCGACGTTTTACGCCATCAAAAAGGCCACCGGTGGCTTGGATGTCATTCACCCTACGGATATCGGCTGCTACACCCTCGGATTTCTGCCGCCCATGGCCATGGGCGACTTCGTGATCTGCATGGGATCTTCGGTCAGTTCCTCGTGCGGTTTTTCCCGGGCGACGGACCAAAAGGTTATTTCCTTCATCGGAGACTCGACCTTTTTTCACTCGGGCATCACCGGTCTGGTCAACGCCGTTTTCAACAACCACGATTTTACCCTGGTGATTCTGGACAACGGCACGACGGCCATGACCGGCCACCAGCCCAACCCCGGCGTGGACATGGAAAATTTCAACCTGAACGGCTACGGACGCGTTTCCATCGAAGCCCTGGTGAAGGCTCTGGGCGTCCAGCACGTATCGGTCATCAAGCCCTACCGGTTGAAAAAAAGCATCGCCGCCATCAAGGAGGCCCTGGACTTCAAAGGGGTGTCGGTGGTCATTGCCCAGGAGACCTGCACCCTTTTTGCCAAGGGGATTAAAAAGATCAAACCACGCGCGTTTTATGTGAGCGACAAGTGCAAGAACCATCGGGAGTGCATAGAAACGTTCACCTGCCCGGCCTTCTTCATCCAAGGGGACAAGCCGGCCATTGACGCAAACACCTGTGTCGGTTGCGCCGTCTGCGCTCAGATCTGTCCCGAAAATGCCATATTACCTTTAAAATAG
- a CDS encoding 2-hydroxyacyl-CoA dehydratase family protein, with amino-acid sequence MLDEKKPVIRRLKTSRDMGKFMADYYYELDDAAKTGNRKIAWCTSVGPAEILRGMGFLTYFPETHSAMLGTSRMATDLIPKANAIGYSPDICSYLTADIGAFLDGVTPLSKAFKGIESVPRPDVLVFNTNQCRDVQDWFNWYGEKFNVPVLGVHSYVGVNDITPPLISSIARQMENIVEPLEEVAGKNLDMHALKQAVALSRECSDLWAKCLAAAAAKPSPLTFFDGTTLMGPAVVGRGTRKAVDAYKLLLEELQERVSQGVGALEEEHHRIYWEGMPVWGRLGMHSKMFGALKANVIASTYCSSWIFSALDPEDPFNSMARAYTELFIVRSDEYKERYIKDKLDFFNIDGIIYHDAKTCPNNSNCRYGMPQRLERETGIPSLTINGDLNDLRLLSDEQMKTNVEAFIEQLEERS; translated from the coding sequence ATGCTTGACGAAAAAAAGCCCGTTATCCGTCGCCTGAAGACATCCAGAGATATGGGCAAGTTCATGGCCGATTACTACTACGAGCTCGACGATGCCGCCAAAACCGGCAACCGAAAAATCGCCTGGTGCACCAGTGTCGGCCCGGCGGAAATCCTGAGGGGGATGGGTTTTTTGACCTACTTCCCGGAGACCCATTCCGCCATGCTGGGGACATCGCGAATGGCCACCGACCTCATTCCCAAAGCCAATGCCATCGGCTACTCGCCGGACATCTGCTCCTATCTCACCGCCGATATCGGTGCCTTTCTGGATGGGGTCACACCGCTTTCAAAAGCGTTCAAGGGGATCGAAAGCGTACCCAGACCGGATGTCCTCGTATTTAACACCAACCAGTGCCGCGACGTTCAGGACTGGTTCAACTGGTACGGCGAGAAATTCAACGTGCCGGTGCTGGGCGTCCATTCCTATGTGGGCGTCAATGACATCACCCCCCCGCTCATCTCCTCCATTGCCAGACAGATGGAGAACATCGTGGAACCGCTCGAGGAAGTCGCCGGAAAAAACCTGGACATGCATGCACTCAAACAGGCGGTCGCCCTGTCCAGGGAATGCTCCGATCTGTGGGCAAAATGCCTCGCCGCTGCCGCGGCCAAACCCTCGCCGCTTACCTTTTTCGACGGCACGACCCTTATGGGGCCGGCGGTTGTCGGCCGGGGCACCCGAAAGGCGGTCGATGCCTACAAACTGCTGCTCGAAGAGCTCCAAGAGCGTGTCAGTCAAGGTGTCGGGGCGCTGGAAGAGGAACACCACCGAATTTACTGGGAAGGCATGCCGGTTTGGGGCCGCCTTGGCATGCACTCCAAGATGTTCGGCGCGTTAAAGGCCAACGTGATCGCTTCGACCTACTGCAGCAGCTGGATTTTTTCGGCCCTGGACCCGGAAGACCCCTTCAACAGCATGGCCCGGGCCTACACGGAGCTGTTCATCGTACGTTCGGATGAATACAAGGAAAGGTACATCAAAGACAAACTCGACTTTTTCAATATCGACGGTATCATCTATCACGATGCCAAGACCTGCCCCAACAACTCCAACTGCCGCTACGGCATGCCCCAGCGGCTGGAGAGGGAAACCGGCATCCCCAGCCTGACCATTAACGGTGATCTCAACGACCTGAGGCTCCTGTCCGATGAACAGATGAAAACCAATGTGGAAGCGTTCATCGAACAACTCGAGGAAAGGAGTTAG
- a CDS encoding 2-dehydropantoate 2-reductase — MSKTPKFNPRSFAVIGAGPVGSIVAAFLAHNGYDVTLCDIVPELVNPALDPGIMIDGAENLQQKVTRVITAVDELGHHDPDVIFITVKANALPLIVSAIETFHREGRYVVSWQNGIDTEREIGSTLGGRAAMRAVVNYGCGLKAPGKVHMPFHHPPHFIQELDPRSKHAAVAVAEALTKSGLETEHTDQIISMVWRKAVMNACMNPVCAVTGLTMAQSMTDPIIFNLVDNLVKECIKIARANEISLGWDFYPHAIEYMSNAGDHKPSMLMDIENGRRTEIDYINGKFVEYGRQAGIETPFNITMRSLVKGLESRL, encoded by the coding sequence ATGAGCAAAACCCCGAAATTCAATCCCCGGTCGTTTGCCGTTATCGGTGCGGGCCCGGTGGGATCGATCGTCGCCGCCTTTCTGGCACATAACGGCTACGACGTCACCTTGTGCGATATCGTACCGGAACTGGTCAATCCCGCCCTGGATCCCGGCATTATGATCGACGGCGCCGAGAATTTGCAGCAAAAGGTCACGCGCGTCATCACAGCCGTCGATGAATTGGGCCATCATGACCCGGATGTGATTTTCATCACCGTCAAAGCCAATGCCCTGCCCCTGATCGTTTCGGCCATCGAAACCTTTCACCGGGAAGGACGTTATGTTGTCAGCTGGCAGAACGGTATCGACACGGAACGGGAAATCGGATCCACCCTGGGAGGACGGGCGGCCATGCGCGCGGTGGTCAATTACGGCTGCGGGCTCAAGGCGCCCGGGAAAGTGCACATGCCGTTTCACCACCCGCCGCACTTCATCCAGGAACTCGATCCCCGGTCGAAACACGCCGCCGTAGCAGTGGCCGAAGCCCTCACCAAAAGCGGACTCGAGACAGAGCACACCGACCAAATCATCTCCATGGTATGGCGAAAGGCCGTGATGAACGCCTGCATGAACCCCGTGTGTGCCGTAACAGGACTGACCATGGCCCAAAGCATGACCGACCCCATTATTTTCAACCTGGTTGACAACCTGGTCAAGGAGTGCATCAAGATAGCCAGGGCCAATGAGATCAGCCTGGGTTGGGATTTTTATCCCCATGCCATCGAATACATGAGCAATGCAGGCGACCACAAACCCTCCATGCTGATGGACATCGAAAACGGCCGTCGGACCGAAATCGACTATATCAACGGCAAGTTTGTCGAATATGGCCGCCAGGCCGGCATCGAAACCCCGTTCAACATCACCATGCGTTCACTCGTAAAAGGGCTGGAATCGAGACTATGA
- a CDS encoding acyl-CoA dehydratase activase produces the protein MTKLRPVYAGVDVGASRTKVAILNAKRELAGYSIEKSGTDFTATADRCLEASLEMARVSREDVSKAVSTGYGRKNVSYSDDSKTEIGCHAKGCFHYYPMAITIIDIGGQDNKVIKLDEKGLRTGFKMNRKCAAGTGAFLEEMSARLDIPLDEMDGLARQSTDMVKLGSFCTVFSATEVLENIRNGKKVPDIVKGLFYSVIKRVIEMDALTDSVVMTGGVVAHNPFLVAMTEEIIEKKILVPEHPQLTGAVGAALYAMA, from the coding sequence ATGACCAAATTGCGCCCCGTGTACGCCGGAGTCGATGTGGGGGCCTCCCGGACCAAGGTTGCCATACTGAATGCGAAGCGTGAACTCGCGGGTTACTCTATTGAAAAATCGGGAACCGACTTTACGGCCACTGCCGACCGCTGCCTTGAGGCGTCGCTGGAAATGGCCCGGGTTTCCAGGGAGGATGTTTCAAAAGCCGTGTCAACGGGGTACGGCAGAAAAAACGTTTCCTATTCCGACGATAGCAAAACCGAGATCGGATGCCATGCTAAGGGATGTTTTCACTACTACCCCATGGCTATCACGATTATAGATATCGGCGGTCAGGACAACAAAGTCATCAAACTGGATGAAAAAGGCCTGCGGACCGGCTTCAAAATGAACCGTAAATGCGCTGCCGGCACCGGCGCCTTCCTGGAAGAGATGTCTGCACGCCTTGACATCCCTTTGGATGAAATGGACGGTTTGGCCAGGCAGTCGACCGACATGGTGAAACTGGGCAGCTTCTGCACGGTTTTCTCGGCAACCGAGGTCCTCGAAAATATAAGAAACGGTAAAAAGGTTCCGGACATTGTCAAGGGACTTTTCTATTCAGTCATCAAGCGGGTCATCGAAATGGACGCCTTAACCGATAGCGTGGTCATGACCGGCGGTGTCGTGGCCCACAACCCTTTCCTTGTCGCCATGACAGAGGAAATTATCGAAAAAAAAATCCTGGTGCCGGAGCATCCCCAGTTGACCGGAGCCGTGGGGGCGGCGCTTTATGCCATGGCGTAA
- a CDS encoding indolepyruvate oxidoreductase subunit beta, translating into MDTKRLIIVAVGGQGNLLASKVLGEAALLSDIPVRMSEIHGMAQRGGVVESAVVFGDARSTIISDGEADVLVGFEPSETLRALNKCNPDTIVITNTAPLPPFTVGLGIGVYPDMDELKRLIREKTASLIAFDAIKLAKEAGNVMSLNIVLMGALIQTGVLSLTEESVKKAIETTTKKAFVETNLKAFELGFAAAGSA; encoded by the coding sequence ATGGATACAAAAAGACTGATTATCGTGGCGGTGGGAGGGCAAGGGAACCTGCTGGCATCGAAGGTACTGGGAGAGGCGGCGCTGCTTTCCGATATTCCGGTCAGGATGAGTGAAATTCACGGAATGGCGCAACGAGGCGGTGTCGTGGAGTCCGCCGTCGTTTTTGGTGATGCCCGAAGCACCATTATATCGGATGGTGAAGCCGACGTACTGGTGGGGTTTGAACCGTCCGAAACCCTGCGTGCCCTCAACAAATGCAATCCTGACACCATTGTCATCACCAATACGGCCCCGCTTCCGCCTTTCACTGTCGGTCTCGGTATCGGCGTCTATCCCGACATGGATGAGCTCAAACGGTTGATCAGGGAAAAAACCGCCAGCCTTATCGCTTTTGACGCTATCAAGCTGGCCAAGGAAGCCGGCAATGTCATGTCCTTGAACATTGTCCTGATGGGGGCTCTCATCCAGACCGGCGTCCTTTCCCTCACGGAGGAAAGCGTGAAAAAAGCGATCGAGACCACCACTAAAAAGGCCTTCGTGGAGACAAACCTGAAAGCGTTCGAACTCGGGTTCGCAGCAGCCGGAAGTGCATAA
- a CDS encoding phenylacetate--CoA ligase: MPWNKEFECMPVEKLQKFQLEKFKETVEWVARKVPFYKRKFKELGVKPGDIKSLEDAAKLPLTVKEDLRDNYPFGLCAVPLKDVVRVHASSGTTGKPITGPYTRADLDQWTECMVRNFHAAGVRPEDMLQNAYGYGLFTGGLGFHQAATKMGCTTVPTSSGLTERQITLMKDFGVTVLCCTPSYALTIAERAEELKVDIKALPLKVGVFGAEPWTVQMRDEIEERMGIKAMEAYGLTELGGPGVAYDCEEQNGLHINEDHYLAEVVDPATMEPLPLGEKGELLFTSLQRRAMPMIRYRTKDITSLSRETCSCGRTFLKMEKISGRTDDMLIISGVNVFPSQIESLLLDIDEVEPQYRLIVRKKGYLDQLAVQVEAKPEVYEAGKEKQLEVEAKIMAHIKGNMGIGVEVDLVEPKFIARSEGKALRVVDERPKQLR; the protein is encoded by the coding sequence ATGCCCTGGAACAAAGAATTTGAGTGCATGCCGGTTGAAAAACTGCAAAAATTTCAATTGGAAAAGTTCAAGGAAACCGTTGAATGGGTTGCCAGGAAAGTCCCCTTCTATAAAAGGAAATTCAAAGAACTGGGCGTCAAACCGGGCGATATCAAGTCACTGGAAGATGCGGCCAAACTCCCATTGACCGTCAAGGAAGACCTGCGCGACAACTACCCCTTTGGATTGTGCGCGGTGCCCCTCAAAGATGTCGTCAGGGTGCACGCCTCCTCCGGTACCACCGGCAAACCGATCACCGGTCCCTATACGCGGGCGGATCTGGACCAGTGGACCGAGTGCATGGTCAGAAATTTCCATGCCGCCGGCGTTCGGCCTGAAGATATGTTGCAAAATGCTTACGGCTACGGACTTTTTACGGGCGGGTTGGGATTCCATCAGGCAGCCACCAAAATGGGGTGCACAACGGTTCCCACCAGCTCCGGGCTGACCGAGAGACAGATTACCCTGATGAAGGATTTCGGGGTAACCGTCCTCTGCTGTACGCCGTCCTATGCGCTCACCATAGCCGAACGGGCCGAAGAGCTGAAGGTGGATATCAAGGCACTGCCGCTGAAGGTCGGCGTCTTCGGAGCCGAGCCCTGGACGGTTCAAATGCGAGACGAGATAGAAGAGCGCATGGGCATCAAGGCCATGGAAGCCTATGGGCTTACCGAACTGGGCGGCCCCGGGGTGGCTTATGACTGCGAGGAGCAAAATGGTCTCCACATCAATGAAGACCACTACCTGGCCGAAGTTGTCGACCCCGCCACCATGGAGCCGCTTCCGCTGGGTGAGAAGGGAGAACTCCTTTTCACGTCACTCCAGCGCCGGGCCATGCCCATGATCCGCTACCGCACCAAGGATATCACCAGCCTCAGCCGGGAAACCTGCTCCTGCGGACGCACCTTCTTGAAAATGGAAAAAATTTCCGGACGCACCGACGACATGCTGATCATCAGCGGTGTCAACGTATTCCCCTCGCAGATTGAATCGCTGCTGCTGGACATCGACGAAGTCGAGCCCCAGTATCGCCTCATCGTCCGCAAAAAAGGATATCTGGATCAACTGGCCGTCCAGGTGGAAGCCAAACCGGAAGTGTACGAAGCCGGAAAGGAAAAACAGCTGGAAGTCGAAGCCAAGATCATGGCCCACATCAAGGGCAACATGGGCATCGGCGTCGAAGTCGACCTGGTCGAACCCAAATTCATCGCGCGCAGCGAGGGCAAGGCCTTGAGGGTCGTGGATGAGAGGCCCAAGCAGCTGCGATAG
- a CDS encoding AMP-binding protein has product MTAWMNLGQQFKMNAKKYPQRIAMKDRERVFTYSESNRRVNCLAHGLIELGLSRGDKVAVFMENSIEIVEIFLATAKTGLTIVPINFRLVGQEVEYIVNNSDAKAFFVDAEFTPMVDTIKDRLHNISGDNYIAVGSERPGYKEYEALLQGAPEDEPDIPVDSRESWILIYTSGTTGKPKGVVRSHASHIAFYLINAIDYGFNDHDICLNVMPLCHINSTFFTFTFLYIGASVYIHPARSFKPVEIMKIIEKEKITFISLIPTHYNLILNIPEEDRHFDVTSVRKLLCSSAPVRKDMKLAIIDFFSGVDLYEAYGSTEAGGVTVLKPEDQMRKLGSIGQECLGSDGVRLLDENGKEVGVGEVGELYSRSPMLFDEYYKLPEKTAQSFNNGWFSAGDMARRDAEGFFEIVDRKDNMIISGGENIYPSEVEEVIGSHECVFDCAVIGLPDDKWGEKVVAVIVPKGTKKEEISEEMIMDCCREQMAGYKRPKKIVFIDEDDMPRTPTGKILHRKLREKYKD; this is encoded by the coding sequence ATGACCGCATGGATGAATCTCGGCCAGCAGTTCAAGATGAATGCCAAAAAATATCCGCAACGGATCGCCATGAAAGACAGGGAGCGCGTGTTCACCTATTCCGAATCCAACCGGCGGGTGAACTGCCTTGCCCACGGACTGATTGAACTCGGGCTTTCCCGGGGGGACAAGGTGGCTGTTTTCATGGAAAACAGCATCGAGATCGTTGAAATCTTCCTGGCAACCGCTAAAACCGGCCTGACCATCGTGCCCATAAACTTCAGACTGGTGGGGCAGGAGGTGGAATACATCGTCAACAACTCCGACGCCAAGGCGTTTTTCGTGGATGCCGAGTTTACCCCCATGGTCGACACCATCAAGGATCGGTTGCATAATATCTCCGGCGACAACTACATCGCCGTGGGTTCCGAGCGTCCCGGTTATAAGGAGTATGAGGCTTTGCTCCAAGGCGCCCCCGAGGATGAACCCGATATCCCTGTCGACTCGCGGGAGAGCTGGATTCTGATCTACACGTCGGGCACCACCGGCAAACCCAAAGGCGTCGTCCGTTCGCACGCATCGCACATCGCTTTCTACCTGATCAACGCAATCGACTACGGGTTTAACGACCACGATATCTGTTTGAACGTCATGCCCCTGTGCCACATCAACTCGACCTTTTTCACGTTCACCTTTCTCTATATCGGTGCATCGGTGTACATCCATCCGGCGCGGTCCTTCAAGCCGGTTGAAATCATGAAGATCATCGAAAAAGAAAAGATAACCTTCATATCGCTGATCCCGACGCACTACAACCTCATTCTGAACATCCCGGAAGAGGACCGCCATTTCGATGTCACTTCGGTGCGCAAACTTCTCTGCTCCTCCGCCCCTGTCCGCAAAGACATGAAGTTGGCCATCATCGACTTCTTCTCCGGGGTGGATCTCTACGAAGCCTACGGATCGACGGAAGCCGGAGGCGTCACCGTCCTCAAACCGGAGGACCAGATGAGAAAGCTGGGATCCATCGGGCAGGAATGCCTGGGCTCCGACGGTGTCAGGCTGCTGGATGAAAATGGAAAGGAGGTCGGCGTGGGTGAGGTCGGGGAACTCTACTCCAGGAGTCCCATGCTTTTCGATGAATACTATAAACTGCCGGAAAAGACGGCGCAATCCTTCAACAACGGATGGTTCAGTGCCGGCGACATGGCCCGCAGGGATGCGGAAGGCTTCTTCGAAATCGTCGATCGCAAGGACAACATGATCATCTCCGGCGGGGAAAACATCTACCCGAGCGAGGTGGAGGAAGTTATCGGCAGCCACGAGTGCGTCTTCGACTGTGCCGTTATCGGACTGCCGGACGACAAGTGGGGGGAAAAAGTGGTCGCCGTGATCGTCCCCAAGGGTACAAAAAAGGAAGAAATATCCGAAGAGATGATCATGGATTGCTGCCGGGAGCAGATGGCCGGCTACAAAAGGCCCAAAAAAATCGTCTTCATAGATGAGGATGACATGCCCCGCACCCCCACGGGCAAGATTCTGCACCGCAAACTGCGTGAAAAATACAAGGATTAA